A stretch of the Opisthocomus hoazin isolate bOpiHoa1 chromosome 2, bOpiHoa1.hap1, whole genome shotgun sequence genome encodes the following:
- the SERTAD2 gene encoding SERTA domain-containing protein 2 produces MLGKGGKRKFDEHEDGLEGKVVSPTDGPSKVSYTLQRQTIFNISLMKLYNHRPLTEPSLQKTVLINNMLRRIQEELKQEGSLRPVFVAASQPADPLGDNFREAQPAFSHLASPPLLPTDFVSTTPLESCLTPASLLEDDTFCTSPTVQHDGPTKPPPPALQPVKDSFSSALDEIEELCPAPTSAEAVAAETAADDSKDHPSESSIQKPEGLPESRTAESKLMDSLPGNFEITTSTGFLTDLTLDDILFADIDTSMYDFDPCTSATGAASKMAPVSADELLKTLAPYSSQPVTPNQPFKMDLTELDHIMEVLVGS; encoded by the coding sequence ATGTTGGGGAAAGGAGGAAAGCGGAAGTTTGACGAGCATGAAGATGGGTTGGAAGGCAAAGTGGTGTCTCCTACTGACGGTCCCTCTAAGGTGTCTTACACCTTACAGCGTCAGACTATCTTCAACATTTCCCTTATGAAACTTTATAACCACAGGCCATTAACCGAGCCGAGCTTGCAAAAGACAGTTTTAATTAACAACATGTTGAGGCGGATCCAGGAAGAACTCAAGCAAGAGGGCAGCTTGAGGCCCGTGTTCGTGGCCGCTTCGCAGCCCGCCGACCCCCTCGGCGACAACTTCCGCGAGGCGCAGCCGGCGTTCAGCCATCTTGCCTCCCCGCCCCTGCTCCCCACCGACTTCGTAAGCACTACGCCCCTGGAGTCCTGCCTCACCCCAGCCTCTTTGCTCGAGGACGACACTTTTTGCACTTCCCCGACTGTCCAGCACGACGGTCCAACGAAAccaccacctcctgctctccaaCCAGTAAAGGACAGCTTCTCCTCAGCCTTGGACGAAATCGAGGAGCTTTGTCCAGCACCTACCTCTGCAGAGGCAGTAGCAGCCGAAACAGCAGCCGACGACTCAAAAGACCACCCCAGCGAGTCCAGCATTCAGAAGCCCGAGGGCCTCCCGGAGAGCAGAACGGCCGAATCGAAACTCATGGACTCGCTGCCTGGCAACTTTGAGATAACGACTTCCACAGGTTTCCTCACAGACTTGACCCTGGATGATATTCTGTTTGCTGACATTGATACGTCCATGTATGATTTTGACCCCTGCACGTCTGCTACGGGGGCTGCCTCAAAAATGGCCCCTGTCTCGGCAGATGAGCTCCTAAAAACTCTCGCTCCGTACAGCAGTCAACCAGTAACTCCAAATCAGCCTTTCAAAATGGACCTCACAGAACTGGATCACATCATGGAGGTGCTTGTTGGGTCTTAA